In Rattus norvegicus strain BN/NHsdMcwi chromosome 1, GRCr8, whole genome shotgun sequence, a genomic segment contains:
- the Vom1r1 gene encoding vomeronasal 1 receptor 1 — translation METRNMAIGIILLVQSILGIFGNFSLLFYYLILYYKECTLKIVDMIFTHVFISNSLIILSKGIAQIMGAFGWNQFFNDVGCKHILYFQRLGRSMSISTTCLLSVFQAITISPRNFYCKEIKIKTPKFMGLLISLCWILFLLINMFFPVYTSTKKNSKNRTRKRGYEFCLSLSRDKIIDLMYTAFWVFPEVLFSVLIVCSSTFMIVTLYGHKKRVQRILSTHAFQRMSPENRATQTILVLVCTFLAFYTLSSILQGYIALSQNPSWWIMNITSIISMCFPTLGPFVMSHHSMFSRFCFT, via the coding sequence ATGGAAACCAGGAACATGGCAATAGGAATCATTCTCTTAGTACAGAGTATACTTGGAATTTTCGgaaacttttctcttcttttctactATCTAATTCTTTACTACAAGGAATGTACATTAAAGATTGTAGACATGATTTTTACACATGTGTTCATATCTAACTCTTTGATAATTCTCTCCAAAGGAATTGCCCAGATAATGGGAGCCTTTGGTTGGAACCAGTTCTTCAATGATGTTGGATgcaaacatattttatattttcaaaggctTGGCAGGAGCATGTCCATCAGCACCACCTGTCTCTTGAGTGTCTTTCAGGCAATTACCATCAGCCCCAGAAATTTCTACTgtaaggaaattaaaattaaaactccaAAGTTTATGGGACTGTTAATTTCACTCTGCTGGATCCTGTTCCTGctaataaatatgttttttcCTGTGTACACATCTACCAAAAAGAATAGCAAAAATAGGACACGAAAGAGAGGTTATGAATTCTGCCTCTCTCTAAGTCGTGACAAAATCATAGATTTAATGTACACAGCATTTTGGGTGTTCCCTgaagttttattttctgtgctcATTGTATGTTCCAGCACCTTCATGATTGTCACACTTTATGGGCACAAGAAGAGGGTTCAACGGATTCTCAGCACACATGCTTTCCAAAGAATGTCCCCTGAAAACAGAGCCACACAGACAATCCTGGTCTTGGTTTGCACCTTTTTAGCTTTTTATACTCTCTCTTCCATTTTACAAGGTTATATTGCACTTTCACAAAACCCCAGTTGGTGGATAATGAATATCACATCCATCATTTCTATGTGTTTTCCTACATTAGGTCCATTTGTGATGAGCCATCATTCCATGTTTTCCAGATTTTGCTTTACCTAG